One window of the Arthrobacter sp. D5-1 genome contains the following:
- a CDS encoding carbohydrate ABC transporter permease has translation MTTSTISRKKPLNWRRIGAWVLVAVALAITIAPFLWMLRTALSSNSALASNAGNLLPADFSWGAFKRVLGLQTTEEAIADGGSGAAINFWLYLRNSIIFATITTAGQVFFSAMAAYAFARLRWPGRNKVFAIFLTTMMVPPIFTALPNFLMIKNLGLLNTMAGMSLPFLFMTPFAIFFLRQFFLSMSREVEEAAMLDGAKHLRIFFQIVLPNAAAPIATLALLTFIGQWNEYFWPLLVGQDENVRVLTVGLSVFKSQSPQGALDWSGLMAGTLVAALPIFLLFIAFGKKVVNSIGFSGIK, from the coding sequence ATGACTACCTCAACCATTTCGCGTAAGAAGCCCCTCAACTGGCGCCGGATCGGCGCGTGGGTGCTGGTCGCCGTCGCCCTCGCCATCACCATCGCACCGTTCCTGTGGATGCTGCGGACGGCATTGTCGAGCAACAGCGCGCTGGCCTCCAACGCCGGAAACCTCCTGCCGGCCGATTTCAGCTGGGGCGCGTTCAAACGCGTACTTGGCCTGCAAACCACCGAAGAAGCGATAGCCGACGGCGGCTCAGGTGCGGCCATCAACTTCTGGCTTTACCTGCGCAACTCCATCATCTTCGCCACCATCACCACGGCCGGCCAGGTGTTCTTCAGCGCGATGGCCGCCTACGCCTTCGCACGGTTGCGATGGCCAGGCCGGAACAAAGTGTTCGCCATTTTCCTGACCACCATGATGGTTCCCCCGATCTTCACTGCCCTGCCCAACTTCCTGATGATCAAGAACCTCGGGCTGCTGAACACCATGGCCGGAATGTCCCTGCCGTTCCTGTTCATGACGCCCTTCGCCATCTTCTTCCTGCGGCAGTTCTTCCTGAGCATGTCCCGCGAGGTGGAGGAAGCGGCAATGCTCGACGGCGCCAAGCACCTGCGTATTTTCTTCCAGATTGTGCTTCCCAACGCCGCCGCCCCCATCGCCACCCTGGCGCTGCTGACCTTCATCGGTCAATGGAACGAATACTTCTGGCCACTGCTGGTGGGCCAGGACGAGAACGTCCGCGTGCTCACCGTGGGTCTGAGCGTCTTCAAATCGCAGTCCCCGCAAGGCGCCCTGGACTGGTCCGGGCTCATGGCCGGGACCCTCGTGGCTGCGCTGCCGATCTTCCTGCTGTTCATCGCCTTCGGCAAGAAGGTAGTCAACTCCATCGGATTCTCCGGAATCAAGTAA
- a CDS encoding Gfo/Idh/MocA family oxidoreductase, with protein sequence MTFSIGVVGVGQFGSQFAHLFKLHPGVSAVYAVDELPERAAAAQERWGLDGVKGSFEELLESDVDAVAIFTQRWTHGPLVERALRAGKHVYSAVPMAISEEEIARIIEAVRETKLVYAMGETSYYNPATVFARQQHAAGKFGRIFYTEGDYVHDMDLGFYEAYQYSGGEHWKETASYPPMLYPTHAIGGVLGAVPGHAVSVSCIGVKDQRGDGVFDKEVSMFANDFSNATALFEMNDGGAMRTNEMRRVGYPSHIRESRFRFFGTEASFEQLATTTVWQDKSSVQDVSEQVETKPTMSADDPSLADVAPELRDAFISGLAPVHDQSRLPDEFLGAPNGHEGSHQFLVDDFVTAVNNRTLPPVNAWVAARFTLPGIVAHESALRDGERLPIRDFGDAPVE encoded by the coding sequence ATGACGTTTTCGATCGGTGTTGTGGGTGTCGGGCAGTTCGGCAGCCAGTTCGCGCACTTGTTCAAGCTCCACCCGGGCGTCAGTGCGGTTTACGCAGTGGATGAACTCCCCGAACGTGCAGCTGCAGCCCAGGAACGCTGGGGCCTGGACGGCGTCAAGGGCAGCTTTGAGGAGTTGTTGGAGTCCGACGTCGATGCTGTTGCCATCTTCACGCAGCGGTGGACCCACGGGCCCTTGGTCGAGCGTGCCCTGCGCGCTGGAAAGCACGTCTATTCAGCCGTGCCGATGGCCATTTCCGAAGAAGAAATCGCCCGGATCATCGAAGCCGTACGGGAGACCAAGCTTGTGTATGCGATGGGGGAGACCAGCTACTACAACCCCGCCACGGTGTTCGCCCGCCAGCAGCACGCCGCCGGCAAATTTGGCAGGATCTTCTATACCGAGGGCGACTACGTCCACGACATGGACCTGGGATTCTACGAGGCCTACCAGTACAGCGGCGGAGAGCATTGGAAGGAAACTGCCAGCTACCCGCCCATGCTCTACCCGACCCACGCAATCGGCGGTGTCCTTGGCGCTGTTCCCGGACACGCGGTCAGTGTCAGCTGCATCGGAGTGAAGGACCAGCGCGGCGACGGTGTCTTCGACAAGGAAGTCAGCATGTTCGCCAACGACTTTTCCAACGCCACGGCGCTGTTCGAAATGAACGACGGCGGCGCGATGCGCACCAATGAGATGCGCCGCGTCGGCTACCCCTCGCACATCCGGGAATCACGCTTCCGTTTCTTTGGCACGGAGGCCAGCTTTGAACAACTCGCCACCACCACCGTGTGGCAGGACAAGTCTTCCGTGCAGGACGTATCCGAGCAGGTGGAAACCAAACCGACCATGTCCGCCGATGATCCCTCCCTGGCAGACGTGGCGCCGGAACTGCGCGACGCCTTCATCTCAGGCCTTGCGCCGGTTCACGATCAGTCCCGTTTGCCCGACGAGTTCCTGGGCGCACCCAACGGGCACGAAGGCAGCCACCAATTCCTGGTGGACGACTTTGTGACGGCGGTGAACAACCGGACGCTTCCACCGGTCAACGCCTGGGTGGCGGCCCGCTTCACCCTCCCCGGGATCGTCGCCCACGAATCCGCACTTCGTGATGGGGAACGGCTCCCCATCCGCGACTTCGGTGATGCTCCTGTGGAGTAG
- a CDS encoding sugar ABC transporter substrate-binding protein, with the protein MKKTLGVAAAAAAIALTLSACGGSSPASTDAKGEINYWLWDANQLPAYQQCADDFTKANPDIKVKITQRGWDDYWTTLTNGFVAGTAPDVFTNHLSKYPEYAAKKQLLSLDEAVEKDGIKLDAYTKGLAELWVGQDGKRYGLPKDWDTVGLFYNKAMTDAAGITAEQMASLDWNPKDGGSYEKTIARLTVDKNGKRGDEAGFDKNNVATYGLGLTGSGSGQGQTEWSFLTATTGWTATDKNPWGSKFNYDDPRFQETIAWWAGLVDKGYMPKLETTVGASMPDSFGAGKSAINTNGDWLIGQYQTYKGIETAFAPTPKGPNGERASMFNGLADSIWAGTKNPGASIKWVEYLGSSACQDVVASKAVVFPALTSSSEIAAKAFADKGTDVSAFTTHVKDGTTFLFPIADKAAKVDGIMKPAMDAVLSGKKPASSLTEANNQVNNLFK; encoded by the coding sequence ATGAAGAAAACCCTCGGCGTCGCCGCTGCTGCCGCCGCCATCGCCCTGACCCTGTCCGCCTGTGGCGGTTCCTCCCCTGCTTCCACCGATGCCAAGGGTGAGATCAACTATTGGCTCTGGGACGCCAACCAACTCCCGGCGTACCAGCAATGCGCGGACGATTTCACCAAGGCCAACCCGGACATCAAGGTCAAGATCACCCAGCGCGGGTGGGACGACTACTGGACCACCCTGACCAATGGCTTCGTGGCCGGAACAGCACCTGACGTCTTTACCAACCACCTCTCCAAATACCCCGAGTACGCAGCCAAGAAGCAGTTGCTCTCCCTGGATGAGGCTGTGGAGAAGGACGGCATCAAGCTGGACGCGTACACCAAGGGACTTGCGGAGCTTTGGGTAGGCCAGGATGGCAAGCGCTACGGCCTTCCGAAGGACTGGGACACCGTGGGCCTGTTCTACAACAAGGCCATGACTGACGCCGCCGGAATCACTGCGGAGCAAATGGCTTCGCTTGATTGGAACCCGAAGGATGGCGGCAGCTACGAGAAGACCATCGCCAGGCTGACCGTGGACAAGAACGGCAAGCGTGGCGACGAGGCAGGCTTCGATAAGAACAACGTCGCTACCTACGGGCTGGGCCTGACGGGCAGCGGCTCGGGCCAGGGCCAGACCGAGTGGAGCTTCCTCACCGCCACCACCGGCTGGACCGCAACCGACAAGAACCCGTGGGGCAGCAAGTTCAACTACGACGACCCCCGCTTCCAGGAGACCATCGCTTGGTGGGCCGGCTTGGTGGACAAGGGGTACATGCCCAAGCTGGAGACCACGGTGGGTGCCAGCATGCCGGACAGCTTCGGCGCTGGAAAGTCCGCGATCAACACCAACGGTGACTGGTTGATCGGCCAGTACCAGACCTACAAGGGCATCGAGACTGCCTTCGCCCCCACCCCCAAGGGCCCCAACGGCGAGCGCGCTTCCATGTTCAACGGCTTGGCCGACTCCATTTGGGCCGGCACCAAGAACCCGGGCGCCAGCATCAAGTGGGTCGAGTACCTCGGCTCCTCCGCTTGCCAGGACGTAGTGGCCAGCAAGGCTGTGGTTTTCCCGGCCCTTACCAGCTCCTCCGAGATTGCCGCCAAGGCCTTCGCTGACAAGGGCACCGACGTCTCAGCCTTCACCACCCATGTCAAGGACGGCACCACGTTCCTCTTTCCCATCGCAGACAAGGCGGCCAAGGTTGACGGCATCATGAAGCCGGCCATGGATGCAGTGCTGTCCGGCAAGAAGCCCGCGTCCTCATTGACCGAAGCGAACAACCAGGTCAACAACCTCTTCAAATAG
- a CDS encoding sugar ABC transporter permease, producing MTSRLGDLKIALFFIFPAVIGFVAFFLVPTIRGIYLSFTEYSILGEPTWIGIKNYTAIFADELFWNAMGVTLQYVGLNIGFQTVIALGLALLMHRVAKSTFVRGALLLPFLVANVIVALLWFWMLDYQLGIVNEVMSWVGLPRVAFFGSEQWAIPTIAFVNVWRHMGYTALLIFAGLQSIPNHLYEVANLDGASPTRTFWSVTMPLLRPVLVLVLVVTVIGSFQVFDTVAVTTNGGPVNASRVIQMYIYQKAFGESDFGYASALSVILFVILALVAFVQMKFLKGNESDLD from the coding sequence ATGACCAGCCGCCTCGGCGACCTGAAAATCGCTCTCTTCTTCATCTTCCCGGCCGTGATCGGCTTCGTAGCTTTCTTCCTGGTCCCCACCATCCGCGGCATTTACCTCAGCTTCACGGAATACAGCATCCTGGGTGAACCCACCTGGATCGGGATCAAGAACTACACCGCGATCTTCGCCGATGAACTGTTCTGGAACGCCATGGGGGTCACCCTCCAGTACGTCGGCCTCAACATCGGATTCCAGACCGTCATTGCCTTGGGGCTGGCCTTGCTGATGCACCGGGTTGCCAAATCCACGTTCGTCCGCGGGGCACTGTTGCTCCCCTTCTTGGTGGCCAACGTCATCGTCGCCCTCCTTTGGTTCTGGATGCTTGACTACCAGCTGGGCATCGTCAATGAAGTCATGAGCTGGGTGGGACTTCCCCGCGTCGCCTTCTTCGGCAGCGAACAATGGGCCATCCCCACCATCGCGTTCGTGAACGTGTGGCGGCACATGGGCTACACCGCGCTCCTGATTTTCGCCGGGCTGCAATCCATCCCCAACCACCTCTATGAGGTTGCAAACCTCGACGGCGCGTCCCCCACCAGGACGTTCTGGAGCGTCACCATGCCGCTGCTCCGCCCCGTGTTGGTGTTGGTGTTGGTAGTCACCGTGATCGGTTCCTTCCAGGTGTTCGACACTGTGGCCGTCACCACCAACGGTGGCCCCGTCAACGCCTCCCGCGTGATCCAGATGTACATCTACCAAAAAGCCTTCGGCGAGTCCGACTTCGGCTACGCCTCCGCCCTGTCCGTCATCCTCTTCGTCATTCTCGCCCTGGTGGCCTTCGTGCAAATGAAGTTCCTCAAGGGCAATGAATCGGACCTGGACTAA
- a CDS encoding LacI family DNA-binding transcriptional regulator — MTTTAVQTPRGPVTRKDVARYAGVSTAVVSYVVNGGPKNVAPATEAKVRDAIRVLGYRPNAAARALKLGSSETIGVVVPDNTNPFFTHLAHAVEEAASDLGYGMVLTNSDGSLTRERKNIRTLAARQVDGVFLASCVFDPDVTELEASEIPSVLLNNAGSPPGFASVGVDLEAGGRAAVQHLIGHGHTNIGLAIGTNTGNQLDGREVGWLATLREAGLPDGPMLHSPFTRPGGYEVGKRFLSMANRPTAIFASNDMQAIGILRAFHEAGVRVPEDMALVSFDGSLDSEYSWPALTTVAQPVQLMAEAAVRALVGKGRAEEPQHHILPTELIIRQSCGCK, encoded by the coding sequence ATGACAACAACAGCAGTACAAACCCCGCGCGGCCCGGTTACACGCAAAGACGTGGCCCGGTACGCCGGGGTGAGTACCGCCGTCGTGAGTTATGTGGTGAACGGTGGGCCCAAGAACGTTGCCCCCGCCACGGAAGCCAAAGTGCGTGATGCCATCCGTGTGCTGGGGTACCGGCCCAACGCTGCGGCGCGGGCGCTGAAGCTCGGTTCCAGCGAGACAATCGGCGTTGTGGTGCCGGACAACACCAACCCGTTCTTCACGCATCTGGCCCATGCCGTGGAAGAAGCGGCATCGGACTTGGGCTACGGCATGGTTCTCACCAACTCGGATGGCAGCCTGACCCGCGAGCGGAAGAATATCCGGACCCTGGCCGCACGCCAGGTGGACGGCGTGTTTCTGGCCAGCTGTGTGTTCGACCCTGACGTCACGGAGTTGGAGGCCTCGGAAATCCCGTCAGTCCTCTTGAACAACGCAGGATCCCCGCCGGGTTTCGCCAGCGTTGGCGTGGACTTGGAAGCTGGCGGCCGTGCCGCTGTCCAGCACCTGATAGGCCATGGACACACGAACATCGGCCTGGCCATCGGCACCAACACCGGCAATCAACTGGACGGACGCGAAGTTGGCTGGCTGGCCACGCTGCGTGAAGCGGGCCTGCCGGATGGCCCTATGCTGCACAGTCCGTTCACCCGGCCCGGCGGCTACGAAGTGGGCAAGCGATTCCTGTCCATGGCCAACCGGCCCACTGCGATCTTTGCCAGTAACGACATGCAGGCCATCGGCATCCTCCGGGCCTTCCACGAGGCCGGAGTCCGGGTGCCCGAGGACATGGCGCTGGTGTCCTTCGATGGGTCGTTGGACTCCGAATACAGTTGGCCCGCACTGACTACGGTGGCGCAGCCGGTCCAACTGATGGCCGAAGCCGCCGTTCGTGCGTTGGTAGGCAAGGGCCGCGCCGAGGAACCACAGCACCACATCCTGCCCACCGAGCTGATCATCCGACAGTCCTGCGGCTGCAAATAG
- the acs gene encoding acetate--CoA ligase, whose protein sequence is MSQDTTGSTATAAASTAQNGAHVEALENLLHENRKFAPSADFAANSVTNADAYKEAEADRPAFWAKQARELLTWDKDFTEALDWSNPPFAKWFVGGEINAAYNALDRHVENGLGDRVAIYFEGEPGDTRTYTYAQLTEEVKKAANAFESLGVAKGDRVAVYLPMIPEAVITLLACARIGAVHSVVFGGFSADALRSRIEDAEAKLVVTADGTYRRGKPSALKPAVDEALSKEGHTVQNVVVVKRNGEDVNWVEGRDLWWSDTVDKADTEHTAVGHDSEHPLFILYTSGTTGKPKGILHTTGGYLTQGAYTHKAVFDLHPETDVYWCTADVGWVTGHSYVTYAPLINGATQVMYEGTPDSPHQGRWWEIVEKYKVSILYTAPTAIRTFMKWGRDIPDKYDLSSIRVLGSVGESINPEAWMWYRDVIGANAGKNGEKKEHPAPIVDTWWQTETGAQMIAPLPGVTATKPGSAQVPLPGIAVDVVDEAGQPVANGEGGYLVVREPWPSMLRGIWGDPERFKDTYWSRFEAMYFAGDGAKKDEDGDVWLLGRVDDVMNVSGHRLSTTEIESALVSHPSVAEAAVVGAADETTGQAVVAFVILRGDAVNNGDETVLELRNHVGKEIGPIAKPKQLLIVPELPKTRSGKIVRRLLKDIAEGRDTGDATTLADPGIMTQIADSLRK, encoded by the coding sequence ATGTCCCAGGACACCACCGGATCCACGGCCACCGCTGCAGCTTCAACTGCTCAGAACGGGGCACACGTCGAGGCGCTTGAAAATCTCCTCCACGAGAACCGCAAGTTCGCGCCTTCCGCAGACTTCGCCGCGAACAGCGTGACAAACGCGGACGCCTATAAAGAGGCAGAAGCGGACCGTCCCGCGTTTTGGGCCAAGCAGGCCCGTGAGCTGTTGACCTGGGACAAGGACTTCACCGAGGCCTTGGATTGGTCCAACCCGCCGTTCGCCAAGTGGTTTGTCGGCGGCGAGATCAACGCTGCGTACAACGCGCTGGACCGCCATGTGGAGAATGGCTTGGGCGACCGGGTCGCCATTTACTTCGAAGGCGAACCCGGGGACACCCGGACCTACACCTATGCACAGCTGACCGAAGAGGTGAAGAAGGCCGCCAACGCCTTTGAGTCCCTCGGCGTGGCCAAGGGCGACCGCGTGGCTGTCTACCTGCCCATGATCCCCGAGGCCGTCATCACGCTCCTTGCCTGCGCCAGGATCGGGGCCGTGCACTCAGTGGTGTTCGGTGGCTTCTCCGCTGACGCGTTGCGCTCCCGGATCGAGGACGCCGAGGCCAAGCTGGTGGTCACCGCCGACGGCACCTACCGCCGAGGCAAGCCCAGCGCCCTGAAGCCCGCAGTGGACGAAGCCCTCTCCAAAGAAGGTCACACTGTCCAGAACGTTGTGGTGGTCAAGCGCAACGGCGAGGACGTCAACTGGGTGGAGGGCCGCGACCTCTGGTGGTCCGACACGGTTGATAAAGCCGACACCGAGCACACCGCCGTCGGGCATGACTCCGAGCACCCGCTGTTCATCCTCTACACCTCCGGTACCACCGGAAAGCCCAAGGGCATCCTGCACACCACCGGCGGCTACCTCACCCAGGGCGCCTACACCCACAAGGCCGTATTCGACCTCCACCCGGAAACGGATGTGTACTGGTGCACCGCAGACGTCGGATGGGTTACCGGCCACTCCTACGTCACCTACGCGCCGCTCATCAACGGCGCCACCCAGGTCATGTACGAAGGCACCCCCGATTCCCCTCACCAGGGCCGCTGGTGGGAAATCGTGGAGAAGTACAAGGTCTCCATCCTCTACACCGCGCCCACCGCAATCCGGACGTTCATGAAATGGGGCCGGGACATCCCGGACAAGTACGATCTCTCCTCCATCCGCGTCCTGGGCTCCGTGGGCGAATCCATCAACCCCGAAGCGTGGATGTGGTACCGCGACGTCATCGGTGCCAACGCCGGCAAGAACGGCGAAAAGAAGGAACACCCGGCACCGATCGTGGACACCTGGTGGCAGACCGAAACCGGCGCACAGATGATCGCCCCGCTTCCCGGCGTCACAGCCACCAAACCCGGCTCGGCCCAGGTCCCACTGCCCGGCATCGCCGTAGACGTAGTGGACGAAGCCGGCCAGCCAGTAGCCAACGGTGAAGGCGGCTACTTGGTTGTCCGCGAACCGTGGCCGTCCATGCTGCGAGGCATCTGGGGCGACCCCGAGCGCTTCAAGGACACCTACTGGTCCCGCTTCGAGGCCATGTACTTCGCCGGCGACGGTGCCAAGAAGGACGAGGACGGCGACGTCTGGCTCCTGGGCCGCGTGGACGACGTCATGAACGTCTCCGGCCACCGCCTGTCCACTACGGAGATCGAGTCCGCACTGGTCAGCCACCCGTCCGTGGCTGAAGCAGCCGTGGTGGGTGCCGCTGACGAGACCACCGGACAGGCCGTGGTGGCGTTCGTCATCCTTCGCGGTGACGCCGTGAACAACGGCGACGAAACCGTCCTGGAACTGCGCAACCACGTGGGCAAGGAAATCGGCCCGATCGCCAAGCCCAAGCAGCTGCTGATCGTCCCGGAACTTCCCAAGACCCGCTCCGGCAAGATCGTCCGACGCCTCCTGAAGGACATCGCAGAAGGTCGCGACACCGGTGACGCCACCACCCTGGCAGACCCCGGAATCATGACCCAGATCGCTGATTCGCTCCGCAAGTAA
- a CDS encoding FtsX-like permease family protein yields MSSLSMALRLTPYLARSNGSSLRETGLRDAGLPVLAFGTVTALLLTVAGGSQVFWSWSDDIAGTYQALAVVAMVLLIIPLLTLGASAARLAARRRDDRLASLRLLGANSATVVWMTVIESTVLAAVGALAGAGLYACVAPFLGLIQFRGQAIGGHAWLSVPSILGCILGVCVLAAASAALGLRKVVVTPLGVRTRQTADGAHWVRGLIAAVVVVVGVIAMGMLSSFGAYIVIIAVMGGCFGLALLALNLMGPWILRLRASSQLKRAKRPEQLLAARTVLESPKESWRQVGGVAMTSFVGVFVGVGMAVADTMGGSATDETALLVRDINTGVMITLLGSFLMVACSAGVNQAAAVLDRASTLVALDRVGMPRKLMVAARVKAVMSPLFLVAGISAAAAAALVLPLTGMVLLTQPVVFLTIGGVFAAGFLLVRLAVAAGTAQISQVLARPERYASMDS; encoded by the coding sequence ATGTCTAGCCTCTCCATGGCCCTCAGGCTCACCCCGTACCTTGCGCGGAGCAACGGCAGCAGCCTCCGCGAAACAGGCCTCCGCGACGCCGGCCTGCCGGTCCTCGCTTTCGGAACCGTCACGGCCCTACTGCTCACTGTTGCCGGCGGCTCGCAGGTTTTCTGGTCCTGGTCCGACGACATCGCAGGCACTTACCAAGCGCTCGCCGTCGTCGCCATGGTCTTGCTCATCATCCCGCTCCTGACGCTGGGCGCCTCGGCCGCGCGACTGGCCGCCCGCCGTCGTGATGACCGCTTGGCTTCCTTGCGCCTGCTGGGCGCCAACAGCGCCACCGTGGTGTGGATGACCGTCATCGAGTCCACAGTGCTCGCGGCGGTGGGAGCGCTGGCGGGCGCGGGACTATACGCGTGCGTTGCACCGTTCCTCGGCCTGATCCAGTTCCGCGGCCAAGCCATAGGCGGCCATGCTTGGCTGTCCGTGCCCTCCATCCTCGGTTGCATCCTGGGCGTCTGCGTGCTGGCCGCTGCGAGCGCCGCCCTTGGACTGCGGAAAGTCGTGGTCACCCCGTTGGGCGTCAGGACCAGGCAAACGGCCGACGGCGCGCATTGGGTTCGCGGACTCATCGCCGCTGTCGTGGTGGTGGTCGGAGTCATCGCGATGGGGATGCTCAGCAGCTTTGGTGCGTACATCGTCATCATCGCGGTGATGGGCGGCTGCTTTGGCTTGGCACTGCTCGCCTTGAACCTGATGGGTCCTTGGATCCTGCGGTTGCGCGCGTCCTCGCAGCTCAAGCGGGCCAAGCGACCCGAGCAGCTGCTGGCCGCCCGGACAGTTCTGGAGAGCCCCAAGGAATCGTGGCGGCAAGTTGGGGGCGTCGCGATGACCAGCTTTGTGGGGGTGTTCGTGGGCGTCGGCATGGCAGTGGCCGACACCATGGGCGGCAGCGCCACGGATGAGACGGCGTTGTTGGTCCGGGACATCAACACCGGGGTAATGATCACCCTGTTGGGTTCATTCCTGATGGTGGCCTGCTCAGCCGGCGTGAACCAGGCGGCAGCAGTTCTTGACCGGGCGTCCACCTTGGTGGCCCTGGACCGGGTGGGCATGCCGCGCAAACTCATGGTCGCTGCGCGGGTCAAAGCCGTCATGTCCCCGCTGTTCCTGGTGGCCGGCATCTCTGCGGCTGCTGCGGCCGCGCTGGTCCTGCCGTTGACGGGCATGGTGTTGTTGACCCAGCCCGTGGTGTTCCTGACCATCGGCGGAGTGTTCGCCGCCGGTTTCCTGCTGGTCCGTCTGGCCGTCGCTGCCGGGACAGCGCAGATCAGCCAGGTGCTGGCCCGCCCGGAGCGTTACGCGAGCATGGACTCCTGA
- a CDS encoding ABC transporter ATP-binding protein: protein MNAILHAQQLTKHYPGSIALDHVDFTANSGESIAIIGPSGSGKTTLLHCLAGILRPDAGSITLNTPTAPLRLDTLDDAALSRLRREEFGFVFQQGMLLPELTAVENVALALMLNGTDRTTSETRAAEWLGALGLAGMEQRRLGELSGGQVQRVAIARAQVTGARVVFADEPTGALDSTTSNEVLDVLLRSVAANGRTLLVVTHDPNVAARCQRVVELRDGRIVADSGGTAQPGSPAQPGTTPAAPVATAAPSTHNFKGAFNV from the coding sequence ATGAACGCCATCCTCCACGCCCAGCAACTCACCAAGCATTACCCCGGCAGCATTGCGCTGGACCACGTCGACTTCACCGCGAACTCCGGCGAATCCATCGCGATCATCGGACCCTCCGGGTCGGGCAAGACCACCCTGCTGCACTGCCTCGCCGGAATTTTGAGGCCCGACGCCGGTTCGATCACCTTGAACACGCCAACGGCACCTTTGCGCCTGGATACCCTGGACGACGCAGCGTTGTCCCGCCTGCGCAGGGAAGAGTTCGGCTTCGTGTTCCAGCAGGGCATGCTCCTCCCGGAACTGACCGCCGTGGAGAACGTTGCACTGGCGCTGATGCTCAACGGCACAGACCGCACAACCTCCGAGACCCGTGCCGCCGAATGGCTTGGAGCATTGGGGCTTGCAGGCATGGAGCAGCGCCGCTTGGGCGAGCTGTCCGGCGGACAGGTACAGCGTGTAGCCATCGCCCGGGCACAAGTCACGGGCGCCCGGGTTGTCTTCGCCGATGAGCCCACCGGCGCCTTGGACTCGACCACGTCCAATGAAGTCCTGGACGTCCTGCTTCGCTCGGTGGCAGCCAACGGTCGCACGTTGCTGGTAGTCACCCACGATCCCAACGTGGCAGCCCGATGCCAGCGCGTGGTCGAGTTGCGCGACGGCAGAATCGTGGCGGACAGCGGCGGAACCGCCCAGCCAGGGTCACCCGCTCAGCCGGGCACCACCCCCGCTGCACCGGTTGCCACGGCGGCACCGTCCACCCACAACTTCAAGGGTGCCTTCAATGTCTAG
- a CDS encoding DeoR/GlpR family DNA-binding transcription regulator, giving the protein MLQAARHSAIIDAVQRERVVRVSDLAQLLGVSPMTVRRDIEALEESGRVERIHGGAKLPGDASTHEPGFELKSTQLTAEKHAIAVEAASMVQEGMAIGLSAGTTTWALAQELVHGPRITVVTNSIRIADLFHHGSSSGPARFGSTVILIGGERTPSDALVGPIATSSLKQLHLDVLFLGVHGMDAQAGFTTPNLLEAETDRAFMTSARSTVVLADHSKWGVVGIASIAQLEEADELITDSLLGEDARRVLAENVAKLKIAGV; this is encoded by the coding sequence ATGCTTCAGGCAGCACGCCACTCCGCCATCATCGACGCCGTCCAGCGTGAGCGCGTGGTCCGGGTCTCTGACCTCGCGCAATTGTTGGGGGTCTCCCCCATGACCGTCCGGCGGGACATCGAAGCACTGGAGGAATCCGGCCGCGTGGAACGTATCCATGGCGGAGCCAAGCTGCCCGGTGATGCAAGCACCCATGAACCGGGCTTTGAGCTGAAGTCCACGCAGCTTACCGCGGAGAAGCATGCCATTGCCGTCGAGGCTGCCTCGATGGTCCAAGAAGGCATGGCGATCGGACTCAGCGCCGGAACCACCACGTGGGCCCTTGCCCAGGAACTGGTCCACGGCCCCCGCATTACTGTGGTCACCAACTCCATCAGGATCGCCGACCTCTTTCATCACGGGTCCTCATCAGGGCCCGCCCGGTTCGGCTCCACAGTGATCCTGATCGGCGGCGAGCGCACACCGTCGGACGCGCTGGTGGGTCCCATTGCCACCTCTTCGCTCAAACAACTTCACCTGGACGTCCTGTTCCTGGGAGTCCACGGCATGGATGCCCAGGCCGGCTTCACCACCCCGAACCTGCTGGAAGCAGAAACTGACCGGGCCTTCATGACGTCCGCACGGAGCACCGTTGTGTTGGCCGACCACAGCAAGTGGGGCGTGGTGGGCATCGCTTCGATCGCCCAGTTGGAAGAGGCCGACGAGCTGATCACCGATTCGCTGCTGGGCGAGGACGCCCGACGCGTGCTGGCCGAGAATGTGGCCAAGTTGAAGATCGCCGGAGTCTAA